One Corvus moneduloides isolate bCorMon1 chromosome 21, bCorMon1.pri, whole genome shotgun sequence DNA window includes the following coding sequences:
- the FAM78A gene encoding protein FAM78A, translated as MGCIQSISCKSKVFRESISVIEVKASIDPIPTSIDESSSVVLRYRTPHFRASAQVLVPPLPKKETWIVGWIQACSHMEFYNHYGEQGMSSWELPDLLDGKIQAISDSDGVNYPWYGNTTETCTIVGPTKKESKFNISMNDNFYPSVTWAVPVSESNVAKLTSIHRDQSFTTWLVATNTATNEMVTLQTIKWRMRLGIEVNPSRPLGQRAKLQEPSAQEQPQVLSKNEPIPPSALVKPNANDAQVLMWRPKDGPPLVVIPPKHR; from the exons ATGGGCTGTATTCAGAGTATTAGCTGCAAATCCAAAGTTTTCCGGGAAAGTATTTCGGTGATTGAAGTCAAAGCCTCCAttgatcccattcccaccagcATTGACGAGTCCTCCAGCGTGGTCCTGCGCTACCGGACCCCTCACTTCCGAGCCTCTGCGCAAGTGTTGGTGCCCCCTCTTCCCAAGAAGGAGACCTGGATCGTGGGCTGGATCCAGGCTTGCAGCCACATGGAATTTTACAATCACTACGGGGAACAGGGAAT GTCAAGTTGGGAGCTTCCAGATCTACTGGATGGTAAAATCCAGGCCATCAGTGACTCAGATGGAGTGAACTATCCCTGGTATGGGAACACCACAGAAACCTGCACCATCGTGGGTCCCACCAAGAAGGAGTCCAAGTTCAACATCAGCATGAACGACAACTTCTACCCGAGCGTGACGTGGGCGGTGCCCGTCAGCGAGAGCAACGTGGCCAAGCTCACGAGCATCCACCGGGATCAGAGCTTCACCACCTGGCTGGTGGCAACCAACACGGCCACCAATGAGATGGTGACCTTGCAGACTATCAAATGGCGCATGAGGCTGGGCATCGAGGTGAACCCCAGCAGGCCCCTGGGGCAGCGTGCCAAGCTGCAGGAGCCCTCTGCTCAAGAGCAGCCCCAGGTCCTTAGCAAGAATGAGCCAATACCACCCAGTGCCCTTGTCAAACCCAATGCCAATGATGCTCAGGTACTCATGTGGAGGCCAAAGGATGGACCACCACTTGTGGTGATACCCCCAAAACATCGATAA